GATGGTGCTGCTGTGAACTCAGAGGACAGTGACGCTCCTGATGGCGCTGTCACGTCACCTCACGCCACACCTGCAGGCGCGCAGCAGAAAAAGGAGAGACCATGTCCACCGCCGCGTCCTGATTGGTCCAGTCCAGCTAAAGTAAGATTAAAAGCCTCTGAGCCTGCAAGGGTGGACAGTTCCAGCTCTCCTGGGTCTCAAGCTGCAGGGACGGTCCGCAGAGTGGACGTCATGCCTCAGGCCAGTCCTGCGAGGACGCCCTGCAGACCGCCTCAGTACATCCGGCAGCCTCTTCAGCCCATCCCACTACACTCCCAGTTTCCACTCCGCCCGGCTGCTTCACGCCTGCGTCTCTTCCACACCAGAACAACAGCACATCCGTCCCCTCTGAAACCTGTTGTCGCTCCGCTTAAACCTGACGAACCTCCCTCCGCTCCGGCTCAACCCCCTGCTCCTGCTCCACCTCCCCCCAGCTTCCCCcttttccctcctccctccccagCCATCACCCGTttgtcctcctccagctccaggAAGCGCCCCTCTCTGACGCGCTCTAAGTCGGACATGAGCGACCGGTGCTCCCGAGCCGGGACGGAGCTGGAGCGTTTCTTTAACCTGTGTGGTTTGGACCCTGCAGACCTGCAGCAGCTGACTGGATCTAGCTCTGACATTGTGTCCATGGCCCGGTTCCGCAGCGTGAGCGCTCCGGGGTCCGAGTGTGCGGGCTCTGGTAGAGAGGatggagatgaggaggaggaggaggatgctgGGAACGCTGCAGAGCGGGTTCCCTACGGGGTTTCTGTTATTGAGAGAAATGCTCGAGTGATCAAGTGGCTGTACGGACTCCGTCAGGCCAAAGACAGCGCAACCAAGAGCACCAATTTATAGGCCGggattaaaggaatacttaaaaacaaaatgacctttttatATCAGTTAGTCACGCCCTGTTACCCCAAATACgtggagaaaatgtgtttttactccAATGCCTCCCCGGAAATGacaaatttatttgtttactgatTGATTAGTAACTTTGtttgacagcagcaaaactatattgCTAAATCAGGTTTGTCCAAACCTTCTGAAAAGGGGCCAGattagaaaatgtgaaaaatacctAAATGCTCCTCGCATCATATGggttattttaataaacaaaaaactttcCACCGATTCTCTGAAAACAGCGATCCTCACCAATGACTTATCGCCTCTTTTCTGTTTGCTCGTTTACTGTCTTTTTATAAATACATCAGTTCTACCTGCAAAATTCCCAACTGATGCATGGCTCCAGTATGTATAATGGTTTTGCTATTGTAAGATGAATctagaaaaatgcaaagtagCATCGCTTGATTAACCCGTATTGTGTAGCCGGCCCATAGACCGAATGGGTCGGCCACGTGTGGTATGCTGTGAAGGTAAAGCTGAGGGCCCATTAAAATTGGTACGAGGGCCACGTTTGTCTTCCAGGCCAGACTGTGAACATGCCTGTGCTAGATCATTCCCGAAAACGtaacaatttaaaactgaactgaaagtgaaacttatctttGTTCTCTGTAAAACCAGACTGCCAGACAGTCAGAATGCACGTGTGTTGTACTGATCATACGACGGGATAAATGAGACTTCCACACATGAGTTGTTTCAAAgtttaatgtatgttttgatatagttttgctgttgttattcgTGGTTCTCAAtatgtttcagtgtttgcagGGTGAATAACTGATGTATTGATCCAGTCAAAGCTGATCATGTCAGATCGATgggtgagaggagcagctgctgcagaggtggtGAAAGCAATCTTTTAGATCAGCACAATTATGGATTAAGTTTAATTTGTTATTAGTTTAATGCACAACCAAACAGTATATACGTATAATCCAATAGTGCTCCAAATGAACGGttcagcatgaaaaaaaaataaagcctgtttgtggcggcagatgttttgatcacaATAAATTCATGTGGGACATGCGAGGAAAAGTTTTCTCCACAGATTTAAGGTAACACAGCATGGCCAATTCTccttttgtgggtgaagtattacTTTAAATGATCTgtgagatttaaaacaaaagcttaattttcaatatgtcaaaatttcaaaaacacagtgatgggaTCCCATGATTAAACTGAGCTATGTGATGATGAAGGGATGGAAGTCATTTGTCTGCTAGCTAATTTACTTCTGTTTGGTTCCCttgtttgctttgatttttaatttttatttgacaaaatttgttggcatttttgttattgaaaaacagaaagggTTATTTTTACTCTGAGAAAGtcttttcttgttattttgacttgaattttttttttttgattcttATAATGGAGATGTGAAAATGTCATCTCTGGTCACGTAAATGAACGACATTAAAGGTTGAATGATGAAAGCATCCTGTTTGGTACTCAGTGATGAAGTTTCTAgtttaaactaaaattacagGTCCATATTATAGATCCATATGAGTGTATGTTATGTGTGGAATTGCCTTGAGACTCTTTGTTTTGCTGATCTTGAATTTTCAGGGAGAGGAAGAACAGGATCAACAGGCTTCACTGAAGGAAAGTTTCACTGATGTTCCACAAGAGGTCAGAACAGACCACACCGACGTCTGATTTCAGAACAGTGAAAAGTCTTTTCCAGATCTCAGAGATACTACAGTAGAAACTGCGactgataaaatataattttgcattttaaactcTTGTTCACTTTGTGAAATTCTTAAAGCTAGTTAAACGCATTCATGAACATCAATAAGAGCAGAGTGTGTGTCATTCAAGGTGGTTTCATTTCACAAGCAGCCAGAGGTCTTTTAATCTGTCTTTAtcttcatatttcatatttaaaactgGCCTGGAGCTGAAATCTATTCAAATGTTCAACCAAATACAGTACAATTctgattaatattatttaataatgaaCCCTGTCTGATCAAGGAAACACATATCAGGACCATAATCACCAATTTAATGTTGGTCCGACACCTTCTGCGACCCAATCAACCAGTGGGTTTCCCCCaggaaaaatctttaaaacttaaCAGTTAATCTGaccattttaaagcattttgaaataaaaaaaatcttagatcAGGAGCTCTCAACATTCATAATTCATTCTAGTTGATTCAAGTCATGAAATAGAGCGGCAGCACAGTGTTTGACATTGACTGTACCTGCCCACTGCAGTCCTCCAGCTCCTGGTGAGGTACGGCAAAGCCACTTGGACAAACTACACACAGAACTGCAGTGTACTGTAATACTAGAACtagcaataataacaatgacattttttaaaatctttattatGATTGCAtttgctaatgattatttttattgaagatGTTTGGTAACTCAATAGACATTATAGTTACTGTGCTTGGACttatgaataataatgataataataataagttgtCCAGCtagttcattcattcattctttctgTATATATGAGCAGGTGGGTTGGATAACAGCGCCTCCCCAACAATGACAGAATGACAGAAAGTTGTTCAACCAGATTTCAGTGTGAAACAAGTGAACTTTGTGTGCGTGAGGGAGCCGATGTTGTCTGATACACGCAGTGGGAAATTGTAAATGATTGTCCGTATGTGGCATTATTCCTCCTGACTTCAAAGGATGAGCTGTCTTAAGAATTTTACAAATCAAGTCCAGACATTAACGAATCTGATATTAAAACAGTCTGTGGACAGAAACTCACGCAGCGACGGTCAGCAGAGGGTAAGTcgtgaaattaaatatttctcttcctgcttttgcatttgcattcaAAACAAGACAGGAAATATTAACATTTCCAGTGTAGAATTTGTAGGAGCCGTTTGTAATATCTCAGCTAAAAGTATTATCTCACATATTTCTCTCTAAGATGGGACCTACAGAtgattatgttttaaatttaaacaacaaaaaaagatcagtttTCCTGTATTGTTTTGATGCATTTGTTATACACCTctgaatgtttgtttgcattatgAGTGCACctactttgcaaaaaaaattcttcCTTGAGGACAAATAATCTTTctattgttaaaaacaaagtacaatTTTGAGACAGTGAAACCAAAATGTAACACTTCTCAAAACTCGTCACACACCggtgttaaaaaacaaaacactcctCACTCAcgacaacaaaatgaaaagcaaactTCTTTTCCTACACAGTTCTGCAAATCAGGTTCAAATCTACAGTCATTTTAGCCCGGTCTCAGAAAAGTGTGAACTGTGTTGGTCAATTTAGTGGTGATACACAAAACTAGAATACAATTAAGTAAATATTATAAACTTAATCCATGTCACCTATGGAAATATTCTTCCACGtcaaacaagaggaaaaagaaaacaatctttGTTCggtttgaaaacatttgtaaaCTAATCACCAACCGGGTGTGTTTCATTTCATGCAATTTCATGCAGATTAGAGTCTAAATCTTTTACACTTCTACATGTTTTTGTACTGTGAATGAGCcgtaacaaaataaacaaattcattttcaaGAAGATTGAAAGTGTGGCAAACAGAAAAGCTTTCATTTGAAATCTGAATTTCAAATGCTGTGCAGCCCACACTTTGATGCTGTGTGAAAAGAAGCTggcaaaaatgcatcaaatcaaagaaaaactgtaaatacaCAAAATCAGCTAAATGTTTGAACAGATTTCTAATATATTTCctgcactgcaaaaatggcctgtcaaatttaaggccaaacaccctagatttaagcatacttgcacttaaaagaagcaaatttggctgccagtgcagtaagcaaattttgcttgttaagatgtcttaaaaccagtaaaactgtgtgactCTCATTATAGcccataaaatcttgaaataagatcaaaaacactaatttcaagcaatttaTTTAAGCCTAGTTGGACATACTAGTGCTTAAAATAAGGTTTCTATAGACCTGAAGTGGATGTTTCCAGACTCGTCTCCTGTATctagttaaaaataactcagaaaaagacaaagatgcttAACAAGACCAGGCAAGTGATATTTACTTGAATTAAGTCAAATGATCTTTCCTAGTCAGCACTAGATAatccatttatacttaaaacaagactaactagattttttaatctaaatataagattattacacttggttagatcggcagtttttgcagtgtgttggTTCTTGTCTGGTCCTCGCAGGGGTCGGGGGGGATTCCTCTGGCCAGGAAGCTGTGTTATGCTGTAGGAGGGGCCCCAAATCAGATGACCGCAGTAGCTATAGGTGTTTCTCTGCAGATTTTTCTGCTGGATGTTGTTCAGGTACGAGCTTAAGTTACAAAAACGACCACTGATCTTTGCTTATctggatttcaaaataaagtctatTTCACAGATGGAGGCCTCCTACGTGTCCATGATTCTGTTTGTGAGTCGGGCCTGGGATGCTGTGACCGACCCTCTGGTTGGATATCTGGTGAGCTGCAGTCACTGGACACCCATCGGCAAGCTCACTCCATGGTTGGTTGGTGGAGCCGCATGTTTAACACACTTCATATTGAATTAGGCTGCGATTCGTCCCCCGGCACTGTGTTCAACAGAGCCAACAATGTTTATCCCGCAGGCTGGTCCTCTCCACTCCATTTGGTATCCTGTCCTATCTGCTGCTGTGGTTTGTGCCACAAGGATCGATGTCTCCGGCTCCCGGCGTGCTGTGGTTCCTCACAGCGGCCTGCCTGTTTGAAACACTCATGAGTGTAAGTGTTACAGACACTTCCTGCTCCTTTACCCCGTCTGGTACACAGTGGTGGAAAAGTACTTGGTGCTTTTACTGAAAAGTTGACATTTatatgtcactttatactttactgcatttcaaaataaaatatttacaactactacatttatctgacagatGGAGTTTGCGgtttcttttcaaattaaagaGATTTTAAAGGAGCGGTGCAGAGTGAAACCAGCTGAAacgaacacaaacacaccaggtgatttaaaccagtaaaaacacagaataaagcagttttgtgatacaaatcagtgttttttcgACACTGTTTGTCACCGACAAGCTGCTTATTGCAGTTGCCGACGTAAAAAcagccctatctagagccagtgtttggtttgtccatccTGGGCTACCATAGAAACATGATTCAGAAacaggatttttattttcaggtgattatatactAAAGAAAATAGGGAGCAGGTTCTCGTCTACAGAGATCATCATGTTGCACCTGTACGTTTCTACAAATACTGTTTCTAGATGCTGTAGGGCCATTTgagcttttgcatttttgtgttggcAACCGTAATTAGCAACTGCTCAACAAAGAAAGcttcagtaaaaaataatttttggggggtgaaactgctttatttagtgttttcacctgttttagTGTCTGTTTACATGGCAATGGTTCTCGGTTAGTTACACCgccagctactggcctggcatgcatattACAGCGTTTTCTGTTGCTTTTGCAGATCTCTGTACACGAAGATCGTTCatacaatgttatcatataaatgcaattttttttaatttacattttccatttttagtgaGAGCATTCTCATCAAAACATGGACTTAATCATCTGGTTCATTCGTTTTGCGGATAATTGGGCTTCTGATAGAAACCTCCTGGACAATAAACACTGCAGAAGTTTCAGCAGGTTGCAATTTGCAgtcttcaccactagatgccactaaatccctctaAACTGTACACAATGCTCCTTTGATTACCATTTTCTGGtcatacttttacttatgtggacagtctttaaaaacagacattttacattaaattgagtatttttaaattgtggtaTTGATGTAAAACTTGTAGTTTTATGAAGGTTTTGGGTACTTTTCCACCACTGTTTGTATTCATTTCTTTATCATCAATCCACCATCTTGTGCTTCCTTCTCATGGCACCATGGTGACAGAATTTCACTCTAGCCTTGTTGCTCTGTTGCCGCTGCCATTTTGCTCCAAGCTGTGTCACCATGGCTACTGAGTTTCACACTGCTCATGTGCTGTCATGCCCGGTGTCATGTTTTCCCCCGTCGTCCATTAACAGTGCTACAACGTTCCCTACCTCTCACTCAACATGTTCCTGGGGGGAGATAACAGAGACCGAGACTCTGCCACGGCCTACAGTAAGAGTACAAACACTCACAATCATGTAGATTGTACTCAGTCTGAATaattcttccaccactgaaCCTCTTGCCCCtctcgtctgtctgtcttttgcaGGAATGAGTGCAGAGATGGTGGCCATGCTGTTGGCGTCTGTGATGCAGGGTCAAGTTGTAGCTGTGTACAACACAGAGAAGCAGGAGGCCTGTCAGCATCTGGACCATGAAGCAACACCCCAAAGCACATCCTCACCACAAACTGCACCTCTTCAGGAGACGGTAGATGAAATGTGAACGGAAAAGTGGTCACTCCGGCTGAGATAACACTCATATTTcttcagcagctctgcagcattGCTGTGGTATTGTTGTCACACTGTCCCAGGGATATCTTGTTACCCTGTAATTTACTGCTCTTAGCGCAACGCTGTTGTGTGCTCAGGAGGAACAGATTAGATCTAATGGAGAATTAGATAAATCTATTatgaatttgcaaaaataaactattaCAATAAATTTAAACTTGGTAGGGAGTAAAGGAAAAATTATGTCAGACTAAATGCATATTTCAGCATTATTCACTTTCCTGCAAAATCAAGATTTAGATTCATATTTTGTCCATTTAATATAAAGTTGGAGCCAGGAAAGcctgcaacaaaaaacaacaaacaagtgTAGTTAGCTAGCCTTACTCTGTCTGCAggtacacacattttttaaatatatatataatattaatatttgatttgtACAATATCACCTATCGATCAGATAGGTGATGTAAGCTGGGAACCAAGTCTGGCTAACTTCtttccacatgttttttttttttttcacaaaaatatgtacaaaatatgtcaggcaaacaagaacacaaccatacatgataaaaataataataatcataatcatagtcaatcataatatcaatacataaaccaataaaatttatttaaaacaaacatagtAAGATGGATGGTATCAATATTTCCATCTAaatctcagcaagaaagcaaatattgtttacatttattgattactcataataatgaaaaaaatgatgataataatgctGCAAATCAATACTTGGAGATGGGATGACTTGATATAGTGTAAAGGCAATGCAAtcccaaaaaaatgctattttaagcagGAAAAACTGTTTATAGGTGTTTTCATGCCTCTGGGGATGTGTTTGTTGGTAGCATAATGTTGTGCTTTATTCGTCtttaattttcagtgtttttccctCCAGCAAAAGGCTTTTCTGACCTCAGCTCTGGTCATGGGAGCTCTGTTTTTCGTCTGCAGTCTGGTTCTCTTCCTCGGGGTGAAGGAGCAGCAGGGTGAGTCATTCAGAAGTGGCCCATGGTCAGcgttcaaataaataaaacatatttttgtttgtttatctgcttGGCTGTGTTCCATAGCAATATTAAACAGATGTGAGCCTTACATACCCTTAACGAAAGTTCAGTGTTAGTGTGaattttgtatgtttaatatgGTTTATTACTCCCTTTGACTTCtcgttttggttttttttcagcccCTCTCTGCTCTGATGATAAAGTACGACCATCCTATCTGACCTCACTGAAGATGCTGATACGTCACATACCCTACCAGCGGCTGGTGCTTGGctttgtgttcagtgttttggCATTTCAGGTCCAGTTCATTTCACCGTGGCTGTGTTGCCTTCCTGTTAAAGAACAGAGAGATTCATAAGATAATACTTTTAATTGCATATTctgagccttttttttcattttcaacttgGTCTTATGCTTTTAAAAGTCATCAGCATGTATTTAAAAGTTATCAAAGcattaaatattttgacttttttgtcctGTATGTCTTTTTATCTCAGATATCCTTGGGTAATTTTGCACTCTTTTGCAGCCATGCAGCTGGGCTGGGAGCCCAGTTCCAGCACCTCCTACTGGTTCTACTGGTAAGATGCAACTAACTAGAATCACACATTCTTCTCTCCTAGACTGATAAACCTGGTCATGACATGAGATTTGGGTTATCCGAAGTACAAACATAgtacaaacaaaccaaattgCATTGTGATCTGAGCACTCACTGAAGTGGTCaggaatataataataataataataataataataataataataataataataataataataataataataataataataataatagtaataataataataataaaataataaaatgataataataatagaaataatagaaaatggCCTAGAAAACTCTACCTACCATTaccatagctttttaaaaatataattctaattatttcttgcaatttgttattttttagattttttttttaccaaagtgtttgctgtctttttttccatgtttttgaaagaaattgcaccatttTGCTCTAGgttcagagatttaaatacttgtgaaagtcgtctgagagcagcacaaggaaagtgatgtccaGAGGGTTAATAGGTGCATTTTGAATTTCAAATGAAATGgtctaaatgttttttgcagCTCTCTGCCACTGTAGCAGTTCCTCTCTGGCAAACAGTCCTCCTGCGAATCGGAAAAAAGACCACCGTTTTCATAGGATTATCAGTAAGACACAATAATCAGAATGATAGAgttatttttcactctttcaGTCTCCATCTTACCTGTGAGgcctgtttctgtgtctctcagctCTTCATCCCAGCAGTGATCACAGTGGCCTGTGTTCCCAGTAACCTGCCAGTCTTCATGATAATGTGCATCCTGATGGGATTCAGCGTAGCGACCATATTCCTTCTACCCTGGTGAGTCAGCTCAGCGAGGACTCACAGTTCTCAAACCTCTCAGAAACTGCCTGTCAGATGTAATCAGCATCAGAACCGGATGTTGTGCACATGAATCATTCACGTCGCCTCCGTCTGACCCCAGACTGTGATGAATATTCTAGCAATGAGCTGTTTTGTTGACTGGTCATTTCTCCTCATCTAAAAATGACACTGTGGTTTTGATATGTGATTTATCAGCTTGTATCTACCACAGGTCTATGCTTCCAGATGTGGTGGACGACTTTGCTGCGAGACATCCGTCCTGCAAAGACCTGGAGCCGCTGTTTTTCTCCTGTTATGCGTTCTGCAGTAAGCTGGCAGGCGGTCTGTCTGTTGGCATCTCAACCATGACTCTGCAGTGAGTCAGTCTTCCGGCCAATCACTTTTTATGTTATGGGTCGCACATCCGTTGATCCATCACACTGTTTTCTCCTCGTCTGCAGGTTTGTGGGCTACAGAGCAGGTGCatgtaaccatggcgatggagtGGTGACGGCTCTTATTGTGCTGTTCTCACCAGTTCCTATCACACTTCTGCTGATTGGGATGGTCTTTTTTCGTTTCTACCCGATCGATGAGAGGCAGTGTTTGCAGCACCAGGAGCAGCTGACCACAGTTCAGTAAGTTACAGTTACACAAATAACTCCCAACATgtcatctttaaccctttgaaacctgagaaaattggtatgaattct
The DNA window shown above is from Plectropomus leopardus isolate mb chromosome 8, YSFRI_Pleo_2.0, whole genome shotgun sequence and carries:
- the mfsd2al2 gene encoding sodium-dependent lysophosphatidylcholine symporter 1-B-like, with product MSCLKNFTNQVQTLTNLILKQSVDRNSRSDGQQRGSGGIPLARKLCYAVGGAPNQMTAVAIGVSLQIFLLDVVQMEASYVSMILFVSRAWDAVTDPLVGYLVSCSHWTPIGKLTPWLVLSTPFGILSYLLLWFVPQGSMSPAPGVLWFLTAACLFETLMSCYNVPYLSLNMFLGGDNRDRDSATAYRMSAEMVAMLLASVMQGQVVAVYNTEKQEACQHLDHEATPQSTSSPQTAPLQETQKAFLTSALVMGALFFVCSLVLFLGVKEQQAPLCSDDKVRPSYLTSLKMLIRHIPYQRLVLGFVFSVLAFQISLGNFALFCSHAAGLGAQFQHLLLVLLLSATVAVPLWQTVLLRIGKKTTVFIGLSLFIPAVITVACVPSNLPVFMIMCILMGFSVATIFLLPWSMLPDVVDDFAARHPSCKDLEPLFFSCYAFCSKLAGGLSVGISTMTLQFVGYRAGACNHGDGVVTALIVLFSPVPITLLLIGMVFFRFYPIDERQCLQHQEQLTTVHPEAPPSSSDPRENTEQPSVLQTSVLQPSVLQQSCNGATSTSHLNTKADIMYKSHSSSACSNHDRKSSVKSSLHLNVSKSLSGEYNRPSVMQSNVSRQCHKKRLRPHKRSGNDQLGRNVPQSRSSSSSRSNVRSKVSWV
- the fam110a gene encoding protein FAM110B, producing the protein MPWETRQHSARQPARTAAAATPPRLRPKGPVGPDFYQQFKTAAGRPKQSAVERLEADKAKYVKSQVALSKQQPVRPPEVRKPLLNPGSTLRPTRKTPSTTKTKQEGVQLDLEHLSNLISGVNDGAAVNSEDSDAPDGAVTSPHATPAGAQQKKERPCPPPRPDWSSPAKVRLKASEPARVDSSSSPGSQAAGTVRRVDVMPQASPARTPCRPPQYIRQPLQPIPLHSQFPLRPAASRLRLFHTRTTAHPSPLKPVVAPLKPDEPPSAPAQPPAPAPPPPSFPLFPPPSPAITRLSSSSSRKRPSLTRSKSDMSDRCSRAGTELERFFNLCGLDPADLQQLTGSSSDIVSMARFRSVSAPGSECAGSGREDGDEEEEEDAGNAAERVPYGVSVIERNARVIKWLYGLRQAKDSATKSTNL